A stretch of Sphingomonas sp. JUb134 DNA encodes these proteins:
- a CDS encoding cold-shock protein, translating into MSFDRGRRGDRGGRGKDKRDSFGDESYGGYSDRGFGGGGGFGGGDRFGGGGGYGGGGGDRFGGGGGFGGGGDRFGGGGGGGFRGGGGGGGRGMPPQVVGEATGVVKFFNGQKGFGFIVRDDGGEDVFVHISAVEQAGLAGLAEGQPLGFTLVDRGGRVSATELKIDGEPMPVTEGGGGAPRDRDAAPRGGGMGGPQRQLTGERASGTVKFFNAMKGFGFIQRDDGQPDAFVHISAVERAGMPTLNEGDKLEFELEVDRRGKYAAVNLQPKG; encoded by the coding sequence ATGAGTTTCGATCGAGGGCGCCGCGGGGATCGCGGCGGGCGCGGCAAGGACAAGCGCGACAGTTTCGGTGACGAGAGCTACGGTGGCTACAGCGACCGCGGTTTCGGCGGTGGCGGCGGCTTCGGCGGTGGTGATCGCTTCGGCGGTGGCGGCGGCTACGGCGGCGGCGGCGGCGATCGCTTCGGCGGTGGCGGCGGCTTCGGCGGCGGCGGCGATCGCTTCGGCGGTGGCGGCGGCGGCGGCTTCCGTGGTGGCGGCGGTGGCGGTGGCCGCGGCATGCCCCCGCAGGTCGTCGGCGAAGCCACGGGCGTCGTGAAGTTCTTCAACGGACAGAAGGGCTTCGGCTTCATCGTCCGTGACGATGGCGGCGAGGACGTGTTCGTGCATATCTCCGCAGTCGAGCAGGCGGGCCTCGCCGGTCTGGCCGAGGGTCAGCCGCTCGGCTTCACCCTGGTGGATCGCGGCGGCCGCGTCTCGGCCACCGAGCTGAAGATCGACGGCGAGCCGATGCCGGTCACCGAAGGTGGCGGCGGTGCACCGCGCGACCGTGATGCCGCTCCGCGTGGCGGCGGCATGGGCGGCCCGCAGCGTCAGCTGACCGGCGAGCGTGCGTCGGGCACGGTCAAGTTCTTCAACGCAATGAAGGGCTTCGGCTTCATCCAGCGCGACGACGGCCAGCCGGACGCATTCGTGCACATCTCGGCCGTCGAGCGCGCGGGCATGCCCACGCTGAACGAGGGCGACAAGCTCGAGTTCGAGCTTGAGGTGGATCGGCGCGGCAAGTACGCCGCGGTGAACCTCCAGCCCAAGGGCTGA
- a CDS encoding ribonuclease D: protein MAVYLHEEDLPADLFAPGADLAVDTETMGLHTHRDRLCVVQISDGGGNEHLVRFSPGSDYAAPNLRAVLGDPDRVKLYHFARFDLAAIRHYLETVAAPVYCTKTASRLVRTYTDRHGLKELVRELLGQEISKAQQSSDWGAPVLSDAQKEYAASDVRYLHAMREELDRRLAREGRSALAKACFDFLPHRADLDLAGWPEVDIFAHM, encoded by the coding sequence ATGGCTGTTTACCTGCACGAAGAAGATCTGCCCGCCGACCTGTTCGCGCCGGGCGCCGACCTCGCCGTCGATACCGAGACCATGGGCTTGCACACCCACCGAGACCGGCTGTGCGTCGTGCAGATTTCGGATGGGGGCGGCAACGAGCACCTCGTCCGCTTTTCGCCCGGTAGCGACTATGCCGCGCCGAACCTGCGTGCCGTCCTGGGCGATCCGGATCGCGTCAAGCTCTACCACTTCGCCCGCTTCGATCTCGCGGCGATCCGCCACTATCTCGAGACCGTGGCCGCGCCGGTCTATTGCACCAAGACCGCCTCGCGCCTGGTGCGGACCTACACCGATCGCCATGGCCTGAAGGAACTGGTGCGCGAGCTGCTCGGCCAGGAAATCTCCAAGGCGCAGCAGTCGTCGGACTGGGGCGCTCCGGTGCTGAGCGACGCGCAGAAGGAATATGCCGCGTCCGACGTGCGCTATCTCCACGCGATGCGCGAGGAGCTCGACCGCCGCCTCGCCCGGGAGGGGCGTAGCGCCCTTGCCAAGGCCTGTTTCGATTTCCTGCCGCACCGGGCCGATCTGGACCTGGCCGGGTGGCCGGAAGTCGACATCTTCGCGCACATGTAA
- the lptC gene encoding LPS export ABC transporter periplasmic protein LptC: protein MSEIARRERTQRQHWALPGSRHDRLIRLSLVALPVAIGVLAAFLVLAPLFMRGDVSFVLDKNKVEVAKERLRIQAARYTGADAKGQPFALTAGSAVQKSSSEPIVQLDKLAAEIQLKDGPARLNANHGRYDLDTEQVAIDGPIAFRAADGYRLDTRDATVDLKTRKLRSGGAADGTTPLGTFSGDRLSADLEARTVRLDGNARLRIQPGRTK, encoded by the coding sequence ATGTCGGAGATCGCCCGCCGCGAACGAACGCAGCGCCAGCATTGGGCGCTCCCCGGAAGTCGCCACGACCGGCTGATCCGCCTGTCGCTGGTCGCGCTGCCGGTCGCGATCGGCGTGCTGGCGGCATTCCTGGTGCTCGCCCCGCTGTTCATGCGCGGCGACGTCAGCTTCGTGCTCGACAAGAACAAGGTGGAGGTCGCCAAGGAGCGGCTGCGCATCCAGGCGGCCCGCTACACGGGGGCCGACGCCAAGGGGCAGCCGTTCGCGCTGACCGCGGGGTCGGCTGTGCAGAAGAGCTCGTCCGAACCGATCGTCCAGCTCGACAAGCTTGCCGCCGAGATCCAGCTGAAGGACGGCCCGGCAAGGTTGAACGCCAACCACGGGCGCTACGATCTGGATACCGAGCAGGTCGCGATCGACGGGCCGATCGCCTTTCGCGCAGCCGACGGATACCGGCTCGACACCCGCGATGCGACCGTGGACCTGAAGACGCGCAAGCTGCGCAGCGGCGGTGCGGCGGACGGTACCACGCCGCTCGGTACCTTCAGCGGCGATCGGCTTTCGGCCGACCTGGAGGCGCGCACCGTGCGCCTCGACGGCAATGCCCGCTTGCGCATCCAGCCCGGGCGAACGAAGTAG
- a CDS encoding LptA/OstA family protein, with protein sequence MIRVPHLLLVAAPLGLLAAHAAFGQVRHDSNAPIDFSAQSIELQDRANRAILTGGVTIRQATMTLTADRVTVNYTGQVASGSPQASRLDAAGGVTVTRPDQTAKSNYAVYDVNRRVVTMIGNVSLTQGTNRLNGGRLSIDLDTGRATIDGSGVASTTAPGGGVTQQGGRVSGRFSVPKRN encoded by the coding sequence ATGATACGTGTCCCGCACCTTCTGCTCGTCGCCGCGCCCCTCGGACTGCTCGCCGCGCACGCTGCCTTCGGGCAGGTACGCCACGACTCGAACGCGCCGATCGATTTCAGCGCCCAGTCGATCGAGCTGCAGGATCGCGCCAATCGCGCGATCCTGACCGGTGGCGTGACGATCCGGCAGGCGACGATGACGCTGACCGCGGACCGCGTGACGGTGAACTACACCGGCCAGGTGGCTTCGGGGTCGCCGCAGGCCTCGCGGCTCGACGCGGCCGGCGGGGTCACGGTGACGCGCCCGGACCAGACCGCCAAGTCGAACTACGCCGTTTATGACGTCAACCGGCGCGTGGTGACGATGATCGGCAACGTCTCGCTGACGCAGGGCACCAACCGGCTCAACGGCGGGCGGCTCTCGATCGATCTCGACACCGGGCGTGCCACCATCGACGGCTCGGGCGTGGCGAGCACCACGGCACCGGGAGGCGGCGTGACGCAGCAAGGCGGACGGGTGAGCGGACGCTTCTCGGTACCCAAGCGCAACTGA
- the lptB gene encoding LPS export ABC transporter ATP-binding protein: MDDVTTLASPTTAPHAEPTMAHGLSVVSIAKSYDKRVVLSDVSMSVGRGEVVGLLGPNGAGKTTSFYSVMGLVKPDAGRIMLDGDDITSLPMYRRAILGLGYLPQETSIFRGLTVEKNILAVLELAEPDPKARGQRLDQLLDEFGLTRLRDAPAMALSGGERRRAEIARALAADPSIMLLDEPFAGIDPISIADIRDLVGQLKQRGIGVLITDHNVRETLDIVDRAYIIYDGRVLFTGSPEELVADANVRRLYLGESFSL, encoded by the coding sequence ATGGACGATGTGACCACCCTAGCCAGCCCGACCACGGCACCCCATGCGGAGCCGACGATGGCGCACGGCCTGTCGGTGGTGTCGATCGCCAAGTCCTACGACAAGCGGGTGGTGCTGTCCGACGTCTCCATGTCGGTCGGCCGCGGGGAGGTCGTCGGGCTGCTCGGTCCCAATGGCGCGGGCAAGACGACCAGCTTCTACTCGGTCATGGGCCTGGTGAAGCCGGACGCCGGGCGCATCATGCTCGACGGCGACGACATCACCAGCCTGCCGATGTACCGCCGCGCGATCCTGGGGCTCGGCTACCTGCCGCAGGAAACCTCCATCTTCCGCGGCCTGACCGTCGAGAAGAACATTCTCGCGGTGCTCGAGCTTGCCGAGCCGGATCCCAAGGCGCGCGGCCAACGGCTCGACCAGTTGCTCGACGAGTTCGGCCTCACGCGCCTGCGGGACGCACCGGCGATGGCACTGTCGGGCGGCGAGCGGCGGCGGGCGGAGATCGCGCGGGCGCTGGCGGCCGACCCCTCGATCATGCTGCTCGACGAGCCGTTCGCGGGTATCGACCCGATCTCGATCGCCGACATCCGCGATCTGGTCGGCCAGCTCAAGCAGCGGGGGATCGGGGTGCTGATCACCGACCACAATGTCCGCGAAACGCTCGACATCGTCGACCGTGCGTACATCATCTACGATGGCCGGGTGCTGTTCACCGGCTCGCCCGAGGAACTGGTGGCCGACGCCAACGTCCGCCGCCTGTACCTGGGCGAGAGCTTCTCGCTCTGA
- the rpoN gene encoding RNA polymerase factor sigma-54 — MSLGPRLDLRQSQSLVMTPQLQQAIRLLALSNLEVEGVIAEEIERNPLLESGGSDDPGGEDMSPGDTPLVRDEPAGADELVLMGEASGEALDIDLAADAFIDDGPGDAIGGLDGGLSSSGGGAATLPEDGLDFDGLEADGPSLADHLLAQAGAVLSGPALFVAQQLIDRIDECGYLTGSLLDVANRLGVPLAEVEAVLATIQTFDPTGVGARNLAECLALQAKEADRYDPCMARLIDNLDLVARGALPQLRRLCEVDDEDLADMIRELRGYDPKPGCRFGGERAPAVVPDLFVAPRGAGWAVEINGATLPRLLVNRAYYVELSGGRQDKTSRAWLSECLASANWLVKALDQRQRTIIKVAAEIVKQQEGFFRKGVAHLRPLTLRQVAEAIEMHESTVSRVTSNKYLSCARGLFELKYFFTSAIQAADGGEAVSAAAVKNAIKTLITAEDPRKILSDDTLVELLNAKGFDIARRTVAKYREAMGIGSSVQRRRQKALQGT; from the coding sequence ATGTCGCTCGGCCCGCGCCTCGATCTCCGCCAGTCGCAGTCGCTGGTGATGACGCCGCAGCTCCAGCAGGCGATCCGCCTGCTCGCGCTGTCGAACCTGGAGGTTGAAGGCGTCATCGCCGAGGAGATCGAGCGCAACCCCTTGCTCGAATCGGGCGGCAGCGACGATCCGGGTGGCGAGGATATGTCGCCGGGCGACACGCCTCTCGTGCGCGACGAGCCCGCGGGTGCCGACGAACTGGTGCTGATGGGAGAGGCAAGCGGAGAGGCGCTCGACATCGACTTGGCGGCCGATGCATTCATCGACGACGGCCCTGGCGACGCCATCGGGGGGCTGGACGGAGGCCTGAGTTCCAGCGGGGGCGGCGCGGCCACCCTGCCCGAAGACGGCCTGGACTTCGATGGGTTGGAGGCGGACGGGCCCTCGCTCGCCGACCACCTTCTCGCGCAGGCGGGTGCGGTGCTTTCCGGGCCGGCCCTGTTCGTGGCGCAGCAACTGATCGACCGGATCGACGAGTGCGGCTATCTCACCGGCTCGCTGCTCGACGTCGCCAACCGGCTGGGCGTGCCGCTGGCGGAGGTCGAGGCGGTGCTCGCCACGATCCAGACCTTCGATCCCACCGGCGTGGGCGCGCGCAACCTGGCCGAGTGCCTCGCGCTCCAGGCGAAGGAGGCGGATCGCTACGATCCCTGCATGGCCCGGTTGATCGACAATCTGGATCTGGTCGCCCGCGGCGCGCTGCCGCAACTGCGCCGGCTCTGCGAGGTCGACGACGAGGATCTGGCCGACATGATCCGCGAACTGCGCGGCTATGATCCCAAGCCCGGCTGCCGGTTCGGCGGAGAACGTGCGCCCGCGGTGGTGCCCGATCTGTTCGTGGCGCCGCGGGGCGCGGGCTGGGCCGTGGAGATCAACGGGGCCACGCTGCCACGGCTGCTCGTCAATCGCGCCTATTATGTCGAGCTTTCGGGCGGGCGACAGGACAAGACCTCCCGCGCCTGGCTCTCCGAATGCCTCGCCAGCGCCAACTGGCTGGTCAAGGCGCTCGACCAGCGGCAGCGCACCATCATCAAGGTCGCGGCCGAGATCGTGAAGCAGCAGGAGGGCTTCTTCCGCAAGGGCGTGGCCCACCTGCGGCCGCTCACCTTGCGGCAGGTGGCCGAGGCGATCGAGATGCACGAATCGACGGTCAGCCGGGTCACCTCCAACAAATACCTCAGTTGCGCACGCGGGCTGTTTGAGCTGAAGTACTTCTTCACCTCCGCGATCCAGGCCGCCGACGGCGGCGAAGCGGTGTCGGCCGCAGCGGTCAAGAACGCGATCAAGACGCTCATCACCGCCGAGGATCCGCGCAAGATCCTGTCCGACGACACGCTGGTCGAGCTGTTGAATGCCAAGGGCTTCGACATCGCCCGGCGCACCGTCGCCAAATACCGCGAGGCGATGGGGATCGGCTCCTCGGTGCAGCGGCGTCGGCAAAAAGCGTTGCAGGGGACCTGA
- a CDS encoding chloride channel protein has product MPFFSDRARHLLRLHAQRNASDQWPILKRRVATAAGAVLLGLVALAFARASDLAQELFGHAVARWPYAPLVATPLAFAAVVWATRRWARDARGSGIPQVIAAGRSGDEQVATRLLSLGTAAKKLVLTVTMLLFGASVGREGPSVQVSAAIMVALHRLLRVPITAGVLIAGGAAGVAAAFNTPLAGVAFAIEELAAAYEQRVAVLVMGAVMIAGMVSLGIAGDYVYFGAVHQTLKLHRVLLLAPLAGLLGGVAGGLFTRVVLGFSDGRTGWARALKARPVLFAGLCGLVVAVLGVGTGGATWGTGYGATRALVEGGEVSGWFGPAKLMATLATTLTGAPGGIFAPSLAIGAGFGNLLTALFPYSPPGAVVVIGMVAYFVGVVRAPFTAVIIVSETTAARGLILPMFAAALIADWISARVCQERLYHGLARPFVAETEGAPRPAGAQSSSSS; this is encoded by the coding sequence ATGCCCTTTTTCTCAGACCGTGCGCGGCATCTGCTGCGCCTGCACGCGCAGCGGAATGCCTCCGATCAGTGGCCGATCCTGAAGCGGCGGGTCGCGACTGCTGCGGGCGCGGTCCTGCTCGGGCTGGTGGCGCTTGCCTTTGCCCGCGCGAGCGATCTCGCGCAGGAACTGTTCGGGCATGCGGTGGCGCGCTGGCCCTATGCCCCGCTGGTGGCGACGCCGCTCGCCTTTGCCGCGGTTGTGTGGGCTACGCGGCGCTGGGCCAGGGACGCGCGCGGCTCCGGCATCCCCCAGGTGATCGCGGCCGGCAGGTCGGGGGACGAGCAGGTCGCGACGCGCCTCCTTTCGCTCGGCACCGCCGCCAAGAAGCTGGTGCTGACGGTCACCATGCTGTTGTTCGGGGCCTCGGTCGGTCGTGAGGGGCCGAGCGTCCAGGTGAGTGCGGCGATCATGGTCGCGCTGCACCGCCTGCTGCGCGTGCCGATCACTGCCGGCGTGCTGATCGCCGGTGGCGCCGCGGGCGTCGCCGCGGCGTTCAACACGCCGCTGGCCGGGGTCGCCTTCGCGATCGAGGAACTCGCCGCCGCCTATGAGCAGCGGGTTGCCGTCCTGGTGATGGGGGCGGTGATGATCGCCGGCATGGTCAGCCTGGGGATCGCCGGCGACTATGTCTATTTTGGCGCGGTGCACCAGACGCTGAAGCTGCATCGCGTGCTGCTACTGGCGCCGCTCGCCGGTCTGCTGGGTGGTGTCGCGGGCGGGCTGTTCACCCGCGTCGTGCTGGGGTTCAGTGACGGGCGCACCGGATGGGCCCGGGCGCTGAAGGCCCGGCCCGTGCTGTTCGCCGGCCTGTGCGGACTGGTCGTCGCGGTGCTGGGCGTCGGGACGGGCGGTGCCACCTGGGGAACCGGCTATGGCGCCACGCGCGCGCTGGTCGAGGGCGGCGAGGTGTCGGGCTGGTTCGGTCCCGCCAAGCTGATGGCGACACTCGCGACGACCTTGACCGGGGCGCCCGGCGGGATCTTCGCGCCCTCGCTTGCCATCGGCGCGGGCTTCGGGAACCTGCTGACGGCCCTCTTCCCCTATTCGCCGCCGGGCGCGGTGGTGGTGATCGGCATGGTCGCCTATTTCGTCGGCGTCGTGCGCGCGCCCTTCACCGCGGTTATCATCGTCAGCGAAACGACGGCGGCGCGCGGGCTGATCCTGCCGATGTTCGCGGCGGCGCTGATCGCCGACTGGATCAGCGCGCGAGTCTGCCAGGAACGGCTGTACCACGGGCTCGCGCGCCCGTTCGTCGCCGAGACAGAGGGGGCGCCCCGGCCCGCCGGGGCTCAGTCGTCCTCGTCCTCATAG
- a CDS encoding ligase-associated DNA damage response exonuclease — MPRLADWIEPKPQGIYLPHADAWIDPSVPVPRALVTHGHADHARGEHETVWATPETLAIMDARYGTQNGRPVAYGETVRLGDIQVSYVPAGHVLGSAQILLEHRGERVVVSGDYKRRPDPTCAPFEPVACDVFVTEATFGLPVFRHPETRDEIDKLLAALRAEPERCVLVGAYALGKAQRVIAEARAMGFDDPIYVHGALQRLCDLYVAHGVELGELRPATGASKAELAGRIILAPPSALNDRWSRRLPDPISAMASGWMRVRQRARQRNVELPLILSDHADWDELTRTIEEIAPQEVWVTHGREDALVHWCSMRQIRARALDLVGYEDEDD, encoded by the coding sequence ATGCCGCGTCTCGCCGACTGGATCGAACCCAAGCCGCAAGGCATCTACCTGCCCCACGCCGATGCCTGGATCGACCCGTCGGTGCCGGTGCCGCGCGCGCTGGTGACTCATGGGCACGCCGACCATGCCCGCGGCGAGCACGAGACGGTGTGGGCGACCCCCGAGACGCTGGCGATCATGGACGCGCGCTATGGCACCCAGAACGGCCGCCCGGTCGCCTATGGCGAGACCGTCCGGCTGGGCGACATCCAGGTGTCCTATGTCCCCGCAGGCCATGTGCTGGGGTCGGCGCAGATCCTGCTGGAGCATCGCGGCGAGCGGGTGGTGGTGTCGGGCGACTATAAGCGCCGCCCGGACCCGACCTGCGCGCCGTTCGAGCCGGTCGCCTGCGACGTGTTCGTGACGGAGGCGACGTTCGGACTGCCGGTTTTCCGCCACCCCGAGACTCGTGACGAGATCGACAAGCTGCTTGCGGCGCTGCGCGCGGAGCCGGAGCGGTGCGTGCTGGTGGGCGCCTATGCGCTCGGCAAGGCGCAGCGCGTGATCGCCGAGGCACGCGCGATGGGCTTCGACGATCCGATCTACGTTCACGGCGCGCTTCAGCGATTATGCGATCTTTATGTCGCGCACGGCGTCGAATTGGGCGAGCTGCGCCCCGCTACCGGCGCCAGCAAGGCGGAACTCGCCGGGCGGATCATCCTGGCCCCGCCCTCGGCGCTCAACGACCGCTGGTCGCGGCGGCTTCCGGACCCGATCTCGGCCATGGCCTCGGGCTGGATGCGCGTGCGGCAACGCGCCCGTCAGCGCAACGTCGAGCTGCCGCTGATCCTTTCCGATCACGCCGACTGGGACGAGCTGACCCGTACGATCGAGGAGATCGCCCCGCAGGAAGTGTGGGTGACGCACGGGCGCGAAGACGCGCTGGTTCACTGGTGCAGCATGCGCCAGATCCGCGCGCGGGCGCTCGACCTGGTCGGCTATGAGGACGAGGACGACTGA
- a CDS encoding ligase-associated DNA damage response DEXH box helicase — protein sequence MSRWFADRGWSPRRHQAEMLAAARAGRHALLVAPTGAGKTLAGFLPTLAELADAPREGLHTLYISPLKALAVDVQRNLLNPISEMGLDIRVETRTGDTPSDRKARQRVKPPHILLTTPESLSLLLSYPDADRLLGGLKTIVIDEVHAFAAGKRGDLLALCLARLQRLSPGLRRVALSATVADPDDYRAWLAPDGDIDAVTLVQGDPGADPRIEILLPEGRIPWSGHSGRYAAPQVMAQIEAHATTIVFCNTRSLAELIFQDLWKSNERSLPIGVHHGSLAVEARRKVEQAMADGRLRALVATASLDLGVDWGNVDCVIQMGAPKGSSRLLQRIGRANHRLDEPSEAIVVPGNRFEYLEARAALDAVEAGELDTELFRPGALDVLAQHLMACACAEPFDAADMLQEVRAALPYSALDAETFDRVLHYIAEGGYALRAYDRFKRLTQGTDGLWRVSHPRFVQQHRLNAGIIVDAPTLDVRFRNGRKLGTVEEYFASTLSTGDTFFFAGLSLEVERIELTDLIVRASSRPARIPTYVGTRMALSTNLAQRVRTFLHDRAQWPRFPADVREWLEIQGRRSRLPEPGQLLIETFPHEGRHYMVAYSFEGWNAHQSLGMLITRRMEALGLKPIGFVSNDYALACYGLEPITDPAALFSPDILEHEFVEWVQGSNLLKRAFREVAVIGGLVERQHPGKRKSGKQVTFSTDLIYDVLRKYEPTHLLLQAAWEDARARMTDVGRLATLLETAQARMLHVTLERISPLAVPVMVLIGREHVPQGSADDALLTEAEAMAAEAMRLD from the coding sequence ATCTCCCGTTGGTTTGCCGATCGTGGATGGTCGCCCCGCCGGCACCAGGCGGAGATGCTCGCGGCGGCAAGGGCCGGGCGCCACGCATTGCTGGTCGCGCCCACCGGCGCGGGCAAGACGCTCGCGGGTTTCCTGCCCACGCTTGCCGAGCTCGCCGATGCCCCGCGCGAGGGGCTGCACACGCTTTACATCTCGCCGCTGAAGGCGCTGGCCGTCGACGTACAGCGCAACCTGCTCAATCCCATCTCGGAGATGGGGCTCGACATTCGTGTCGAGACGCGGACCGGCGACACCCCCTCCGACCGCAAGGCGCGGCAGCGGGTGAAGCCGCCGCATATCCTGCTGACGACGCCCGAATCGCTCAGCCTGCTCCTGTCCTATCCAGACGCAGATCGGCTGCTGGGCGGTCTCAAGACGATCGTCATCGATGAGGTGCACGCCTTTGCCGCGGGCAAGCGCGGCGACCTGCTGGCGCTTTGCTTGGCGCGCCTCCAGCGGTTGAGCCCCGGCCTTCGGCGTGTGGCGCTCTCCGCCACCGTCGCCGACCCGGACGATTATCGCGCCTGGCTCGCTCCCGATGGCGACATCGACGCCGTCACGCTCGTGCAAGGCGATCCCGGTGCCGATCCCCGCATCGAAATCCTGCTGCCGGAGGGGCGCATTCCCTGGTCCGGCCACTCCGGGCGCTATGCCGCGCCGCAGGTGATGGCGCAGATCGAGGCGCATGCCACCACGATCGTCTTCTGCAACACCCGCAGCCTTGCCGAGCTGATCTTCCAGGACCTGTGGAAGTCCAACGAGCGGAGCCTGCCGATCGGTGTCCATCACGGCAGCCTCGCGGTGGAGGCGCGGCGCAAGGTCGAGCAGGCGATGGCGGACGGGCGGCTGCGCGCGCTGGTGGCGACCGCCAGCCTCGACCTGGGCGTGGACTGGGGCAACGTCGACTGCGTGATCCAGATGGGAGCGCCCAAGGGCTCGTCGCGCCTGCTCCAGCGCATCGGCCGCGCGAACCACCGCCTCGACGAGCCTTCCGAGGCCATTGTCGTGCCGGGCAACCGATTCGAATATCTGGAGGCGCGCGCGGCACTGGATGCGGTGGAGGCGGGCGAACTCGACACCGAGTTGTTCCGCCCGGGTGCACTCGATGTGCTCGCCCAGCATCTGATGGCCTGCGCCTGTGCCGAACCCTTCGATGCTGCGGATATGCTGCAGGAGGTTCGCGCAGCATTGCCCTATTCCGCGCTCGATGCGGAGACGTTCGATCGCGTGCTCCACTATATTGCCGAGGGCGGCTACGCGCTGCGTGCCTACGACCGGTTCAAGCGGCTGACCCAGGGGACGGACGGGCTCTGGCGCGTCAGCCATCCGCGCTTCGTGCAGCAGCATCGGCTGAACGCCGGCATCATCGTCGATGCGCCGACACTCGACGTGCGCTTCCGAAATGGCCGCAAGCTTGGGACGGTGGAGGAGTATTTCGCCTCCACCCTCTCGACTGGCGACACTTTCTTCTTCGCCGGGCTCAGCCTCGAGGTGGAGCGGATCGAACTGACCGATCTGATCGTGCGCGCCTCCAGCCGGCCTGCGCGCATCCCCACCTATGTGGGCACCCGCATGGCGCTCTCCACCAACCTCGCGCAGCGCGTACGGACCTTTCTGCACGACCGCGCGCAATGGCCCCGGTTCCCGGCGGACGTGCGCGAATGGCTGGAGATCCAGGGCCGGCGCTCGCGCCTGCCGGAGCCGGGGCAATTGCTGATCGAGACCTTCCCGCACGAGGGAAGGCACTACATGGTCGCCTACAGCTTCGAAGGCTGGAACGCGCACCAGTCGCTCGGCATGCTCATCACTCGCCGGATGGAAGCGCTGGGGCTGAAACCCATCGGCTTCGTCTCCAACGACTATGCGCTCGCCTGCTATGGCCTGGAGCCGATCACCGATCCGGCAGCGCTCTTCTCGCCCGACATCCTGGAGCATGAGTTCGTCGAGTGGGTGCAGGGCTCGAACCTGCTCAAGCGCGCCTTCCGGGAAGTGGCAGTGATTGGCGGGTTGGTCGAGCGCCAGCATCCCGGCAAGCGTAAGTCCGGCAAGCAGGTGACCTTCTCCACCGACCTCATCTACGACGTGCTGCGCAAGTACGAGCCCACCCACTTGCTGCTTCAGGCCGCGTGGGAGGATGCGCGCGCGCGAATGACAGACGTCGGCCGCCTGGCGACGCTGCTGGAGACCGCACAGGCGCGCATGCTGCATGTGACGCTGGAGCGGATCAGCCCGCTTGCCGTGCCCGTCATGGTGCTGATCGGCCGCGAGCATGTGCCGCAGGGAAGTGCGGACGACGCGCTGCTGACGGAGGCGGAGGCGATGGCCGCCGAGGCGATGCGGCTTGATTGA
- the pdeM gene encoding ligase-associated DNA damage response endonuclease PdeM, with protein sequence MVRFSFAGHDLVALAAGALYWPSREALLVADLHFEKASWFAQFGQMLPPYDSLATLDALEAVVARVKPAELWCLGDSFHDPKGCARLPKAAQERLKALTSGCRWTWITGNHDAGFATSCGGAVLEEAVVDGLVLRHEADPREARPELSGHFHPKLRVTVRGRTIARRCFVATPSKLVLPAFGSLTGGLEPHHPEIVRAVGRGAEALVALEDRLLRFPVAA encoded by the coding sequence ATGGTTCGCTTTTCGTTCGCGGGGCACGACCTGGTCGCGCTGGCCGCGGGCGCGCTCTACTGGCCTTCGCGCGAGGCCCTGCTGGTCGCCGATCTCCACTTCGAGAAGGCGAGCTGGTTCGCACAGTTCGGCCAGATGCTGCCGCCCTATGACAGCCTTGCGACGCTGGACGCGCTGGAGGCGGTGGTCGCGCGGGTGAAGCCCGCCGAGCTCTGGTGCCTGGGCGACAGCTTCCACGATCCAAAGGGCTGTGCGCGCCTGCCGAAAGCGGCGCAGGAACGGCTCAAGGCGCTGACGTCCGGCTGCCGCTGGACCTGGATCACCGGCAACCATGACGCCGGCTTCGCGACCTCCTGCGGCGGCGCGGTGCTGGAGGAGGCGGTGGTCGACGGGCTGGTGCTGCGGCACGAGGCCGATCCTCGCGAAGCGCGGCCCGAGCTTTCGGGCCACTTCCACCCCAAGCTGCGGGTGACGGTGCGGGGCCGGACGATCGCGCGCCGCTGCTTCGTCGCGACGCCAAGCAAGCTGGTGCTGCCCGCGTTCGGCTCATTGACCGGTGGGCTGGAGCCGCATCACCCTGAGATCGTGCGGGCCGTAGGCCGGGGTGCGGAAGCGCTGGTGGCGCTGGAGGATCGGCTTTTGCGGTTTCCGGTCGCCGCCTGA